From one Lotus japonicus ecotype B-129 chromosome 3, LjGifu_v1.2 genomic stretch:
- the LOC130744799 gene encoding uncharacterized protein LOC130744799: protein MCNFPAFLHPYIHTITNVEDDGNCGYRSIAALLGHSAGQDSWPWVRATLIEELENNVFMYNRMWGTNVVDGLHERLTLPPDVPATPEKWFQLPEMGYLVATRFQLVLVSLSSMGCNTYFPLIGAGPPDVHPVIAIGHVTNHWVQLQLTPGHPMLPIAPQWDWHADLASKYWRNPYGPRLDMYAAQFQAWLGVFSGHVDYVDITTD, encoded by the exons ATGTGTAACTTTCCAGCCTTTCTCCATCCATATATTCACACAATTACaaatgttgaggatgatggtaactgtggctatagatccATTGCTGCATTACTGGGGCATTCCGCCGGTCAGGACAGTTGGCCTTGGGTTAGGGCTACATTGATAGAAGAACTTGAGAACAATGTGTTCATGTATAATAGGATGTGGGGCACAAATGTTGTTGACGGCTTACATGAACGACTCACTCTTCCTCCTGATGTCCCGGCCACCCCTGAGAAATGGTttcaactgccagagatgggataccttgtgGCAACAAGGTTCCAATTGGTTCTCGTATCCTTATCCTCTATGGGTTGTAACACATACTTTCCACTGATAGGAGCCGGTCCACCAGATGTGCATCCTGTTATAGCTATTGGACATGTGACAAATCACTGGGTACAG CTCCAATTAACTCCTGGACATCCTATGCTGCCTATTGCTCCCCAGTGGGATTGGCATGCTGATCTTGCCTCCAAATACTGGCGCAACCCATATGGTCCACGTTTAGACATGTACGCTGCACAATTCCAAGCTTGGCTTGGTGTTTTTAGTGGTCATGTGGACTATGTGGACATCACCACAGATTGA